One segment of Buteo buteo chromosome 6, bButBut1.hap1.1, whole genome shotgun sequence DNA contains the following:
- the EIF5 gene encoding eukaryotic translation initiation factor 5 isoform X2, producing MSVNVNRSVSDQFYRYKMPRLIAKVEGKGNGIKTVIVNMVDVAKALNRPPTYPTKFFGCELGAQTQFDVKNDRYIVNGSHEANKLQDMLDGFIKKFVLCPECENPETDLHVNPKKQTIGNSCKACGYRGMLDTNHKLCTFILKNPPESGDTGTGKKEKEKKNRKGKDKENGSVSSNETLPPPPPEEITPPQVVEEDDDDWGEDTTEEAQRRRMDEISDHAKNLTLSEDLERTVEERVNILFDFVKKKKEEGVIDTSDKDIVAEAERLDVKAMGPLVLTEVLFDEKIREQIRKYRRHFLRFCHNNKKAQRYLLHGFECVVAMHQSQLISKIPHILKEMYDADLLEEEVILGWAEKASKKYVSKELAKEIRVKAEPFIKWLKEAEEESSGNEEEDEDENIEVVYSTTASVPKVETVKPANNKDDDIDIDAI from the exons ATGTCTGTCAACGTCAACCGCAGTGTTTCAGATCAGTTCTATCGCTACAAAATGCCCCGTCTGATTGCCAAG gtggAGGGCAAAGGAAATGGAATAAAGACAGTTATAGTCAACATGGTTGACGTTGCAAAGGCGCTTAATCGGCCTCCAACGT ATCCTACCAAATTTTTTGGTTGTGAGCTGGGAGCACAGACCCAGTTTGATGTTAAGAATGACCGTTACATTGTCAATGGATCTCATGAGGCGAATAAGCTGCAAGACATGTTGGATggattcattaaaaaatttgtTCTCTGTCCTGAGTGTGAGAATCCTGAAACTGATCTG CATGTCAATCCTAAGAAACAAACTATAGGTAACTCTTGCAAAGCCTGTGGCTATCGAGGCATGCTTGACACAAACCATAAGCTCTGCACGTTTATTCTCAAAAACCCACCTG AAAGTGGTGACACTggtacaggaaagaaagaaaaggagaagaagaacagaaaaggcaaagacaaAGAGAATGGTTCTGTGTCCAGCAATGAGACACTTCCACCCCCACCACCAGAGGAGATTACACCTCCACAGGTTGTG gaggaggatgatgaTGATTGGGGTGAAGACACAACAGAAGAAGCCCAGAGGCGTAGAATGGATGAAATTAGTGACCACGCGAAGAACCTCACACTTAGTGAAGACCTGGAAAGAACAGTGGAGGAGAGAGTCAACATACTATTTGACTTTGTGAAG aaaaagaaggaagaaggtgtCATTGATACTTCTGACAAAGACATTGTAGCAGAAGCAGAGAGACTGGATGTAAAGGCTATGGGCCCACTAGTTCTCACTGAAGTCCTTTTTGACGAAAAGATTCGTGAACAGATAAGGAAATACAGGCGTCACTTCCTTCGT TTCTGCCACAACAATAAGAAAGCTCAGCGGTACCTTCTCCATGGCTTTGAGTGTGTGGTAGCCATGCATCAGTCTCAGCTTATTTCTAAGATACCacatattttgaaggaaatgtaTGATGCAGATCTTCTGGAAGAAGAAGTCAtccttggctgggcagaaaaG GCCTCAAAGAAGTATGTTTCAAAGGAGCTTGCCAAAGAAATCCGTGTCAAAGCAGAACCATTTATTAAATGGCTAAAGGAAGCTGAAGAAGAATCTTCCGGTAATGAAGAAGAGGATGAAGATGAAAACATAGAG GTGGTGTACTCTACAACTGCCAGTGTACCTAAAGTTGAAACTGTGAAGCCTGCAAACAATAAAGATGATGATATTGATATTGATGCCATTTAA
- the EIF5 gene encoding eukaryotic translation initiation factor 5 isoform X1 — MSVNVNRSVSDQFYRYKMPRLIAKVEGKGNGIKTVIVNMVDVAKALNRPPTYPTKFFGCELGAQTQFDVKNDRYIVNGSHEANKLQDMLDGFIKKFVLCPECENPETDLHVNPKKQTIGNSCKACGYRGMLDTNHKLCTFILKNPPESGDTGTGKKEKEKKNRKGKDKENGSVSSNETLPPPPPEEITPPQVVEEEDDDDWGEDTTEEAQRRRMDEISDHAKNLTLSEDLERTVEERVNILFDFVKKKKEEGVIDTSDKDIVAEAERLDVKAMGPLVLTEVLFDEKIREQIRKYRRHFLRFCHNNKKAQRYLLHGFECVVAMHQSQLISKIPHILKEMYDADLLEEEVILGWAEKASKKYVSKELAKEIRVKAEPFIKWLKEAEEESSGNEEEDEDENIEVVYSTTASVPKVETVKPANNKDDDIDIDAI; from the exons ATGTCTGTCAACGTCAACCGCAGTGTTTCAGATCAGTTCTATCGCTACAAAATGCCCCGTCTGATTGCCAAG gtggAGGGCAAAGGAAATGGAATAAAGACAGTTATAGTCAACATGGTTGACGTTGCAAAGGCGCTTAATCGGCCTCCAACGT ATCCTACCAAATTTTTTGGTTGTGAGCTGGGAGCACAGACCCAGTTTGATGTTAAGAATGACCGTTACATTGTCAATGGATCTCATGAGGCGAATAAGCTGCAAGACATGTTGGATggattcattaaaaaatttgtTCTCTGTCCTGAGTGTGAGAATCCTGAAACTGATCTG CATGTCAATCCTAAGAAACAAACTATAGGTAACTCTTGCAAAGCCTGTGGCTATCGAGGCATGCTTGACACAAACCATAAGCTCTGCACGTTTATTCTCAAAAACCCACCTG AAAGTGGTGACACTggtacaggaaagaaagaaaaggagaagaagaacagaaaaggcaaagacaaAGAGAATGGTTCTGTGTCCAGCAATGAGACACTTCCACCCCCACCACCAGAGGAGATTACACCTCCACAGGTTGTG gaggaggaggatgatgaTGATTGGGGTGAAGACACAACAGAAGAAGCCCAGAGGCGTAGAATGGATGAAATTAGTGACCACGCGAAGAACCTCACACTTAGTGAAGACCTGGAAAGAACAGTGGAGGAGAGAGTCAACATACTATTTGACTTTGTGAAG aaaaagaaggaagaaggtgtCATTGATACTTCTGACAAAGACATTGTAGCAGAAGCAGAGAGACTGGATGTAAAGGCTATGGGCCCACTAGTTCTCACTGAAGTCCTTTTTGACGAAAAGATTCGTGAACAGATAAGGAAATACAGGCGTCACTTCCTTCGT TTCTGCCACAACAATAAGAAAGCTCAGCGGTACCTTCTCCATGGCTTTGAGTGTGTGGTAGCCATGCATCAGTCTCAGCTTATTTCTAAGATACCacatattttgaaggaaatgtaTGATGCAGATCTTCTGGAAGAAGAAGTCAtccttggctgggcagaaaaG GCCTCAAAGAAGTATGTTTCAAAGGAGCTTGCCAAAGAAATCCGTGTCAAAGCAGAACCATTTATTAAATGGCTAAAGGAAGCTGAAGAAGAATCTTCCGGTAATGAAGAAGAGGATGAAGATGAAAACATAGAG GTGGTGTACTCTACAACTGCCAGTGTACCTAAAGTTGAAACTGTGAAGCCTGCAAACAATAAAGATGATGATATTGATATTGATGCCATTTAA